Proteins encoded in a region of the Paenibacillus pedocola genome:
- a CDS encoding response regulator transcription factor: MSVIKVLLVDDHDMVRMGLKTYLMLDPKFEVIGEAGNGAEALNILRGWGQEGLPDLVLMDLMMPVMNGAETTRAVLAEFPGLKIVILTSFLEDDLVVDAIEAGAVSYVLKTVSAEELIYALQGAYRGMPVMTGDVSQALTRGIRQRTVQGDSSGLTEREKEVLLLIAEGKTNKDIGEELHISIKTVKTHVSNLLMKCELDDRTQLAIYAHRKGWAQQG, translated from the coding sequence ATGAGTGTCATAAAAGTATTGCTGGTGGATGATCATGACATGGTGCGGATGGGGCTCAAAACCTATCTGATGCTGGATCCGAAGTTCGAGGTTATTGGCGAAGCAGGGAATGGGGCGGAAGCGCTGAATATACTGCGCGGATGGGGACAGGAAGGCCTGCCGGATCTGGTGCTGATGGATCTGATGATGCCGGTCATGAACGGAGCCGAGACGACCCGGGCCGTGCTGGCTGAATTTCCTGGACTCAAAATTGTCATTCTCACCAGCTTCCTGGAAGATGATCTTGTAGTGGATGCAATTGAAGCAGGAGCGGTCAGCTATGTGCTCAAAACGGTTTCCGCTGAAGAGCTGATCTACGCGCTGCAAGGCGCTTACCGCGGCATGCCGGTAATGACTGGTGATGTCTCTCAGGCATTGACCCGCGGCATCCGCCAGCGTACCGTCCAGGGCGACTCCTCCGGTTTAACCGAACGGGAAAAAGAAGTTCTGCTCCTTATTGCCGAAGGCAAGACCAATAAGGATATCGGTGAGGAGCTGCATATCAGCATTAAAACGGTAAAGACGCATGTCAGCAATCTGCTGATGAAATGCGAGCTGGACGACCGTACACAGCTGGCTATATACGCCCACCGCAAAGGCTGGGCACAGCAAGGATAA
- a CDS encoding sensor histidine kinase, which yields MSIKLRLTAWYSGILAVMLLALSAAIYGFVYINTYGDLKERLIKQAQQVDLKVGIDYNDGTLKQILGGPAGQSLFAQMYIYDLEKLIPSQNMAEINLEFKVPAKDAVSKQQGFLQATYGGNPFLIYQKSIEVVSTNETHSAVLQVAVYTGEQVTLLARLKNILLVGSFATLIAAFTFGLFLARKSMSPIGKVIEAANGIQTGTDLSSRIVYDGPPDEIGRLIETVNSMLGRMEGFYKELEDSYATQRRFVSDASHELRTPLTTIRGNIDLLQKIWEMEPEQSRMSEAEIRQLSIESVKDIADESKRMSRLVADMLSLARADTGRTFDKEPVALEPLMTEVARRASFLPRQSEWSIGDLSHMNGKYIVGNKDYLQQMLFIFIDNAFKYTPSGEVTMDAVFYQNQVGIRIKDTGIGMDKDEVPHIFDRFYRADESRGITEGIGLGLSIAKWIIDEHGGSVEVVTRQGEGTTFIIWLPLLFAPPLE from the coding sequence ATGTCTATTAAATTGCGGCTGACAGCTTGGTATTCAGGGATTTTGGCCGTTATGCTGCTGGCCTTATCAGCCGCAATTTACGGTTTTGTCTATATTAATACGTATGGGGATTTGAAGGAGCGGCTGATTAAACAGGCGCAGCAAGTAGATCTTAAGGTAGGCATAGACTATAACGACGGTACTTTGAAACAAATCCTCGGCGGTCCCGCCGGACAAAGCCTATTTGCCCAAATGTACATTTATGATCTCGAAAAATTGATTCCCAGCCAGAATATGGCTGAGATCAATCTGGAGTTCAAGGTCCCTGCAAAGGATGCTGTCTCCAAACAGCAAGGATTCTTACAGGCAACTTACGGCGGCAATCCGTTTCTGATCTACCAGAAGTCTATTGAAGTAGTCAGCACGAATGAAACTCATTCGGCTGTGCTTCAGGTGGCCGTCTATACCGGGGAGCAGGTGACACTGCTGGCCAGGCTAAAGAACATTCTGCTGGTCGGTTCCTTTGCGACACTGATAGCAGCGTTTACATTTGGCCTGTTCCTGGCCCGGAAGTCGATGAGCCCGATCGGCAAGGTCATTGAGGCGGCTAACGGTATACAGACCGGCACGGACCTGAGCTCCCGGATTGTCTATGACGGTCCGCCGGATGAAATTGGACGGCTGATTGAGACGGTCAACAGCATGCTTGGGCGGATGGAAGGGTTCTATAAAGAGCTGGAAGATTCATATGCTACCCAGCGCCGGTTTGTCTCCGATGCTTCACATGAGCTGCGCACCCCGCTTACAACGATCCGCGGGAATATCGATCTGCTGCAAAAAATCTGGGAGATGGAGCCGGAACAGAGCAGAATGAGCGAGGCGGAAATCCGCCAGCTGTCCATCGAATCCGTGAAGGATATCGCCGATGAATCGAAACGCATGAGCCGTCTCGTAGCCGATATGCTCTCGCTGGCGCGTGCCGATACCGGCCGCACCTTTGATAAGGAGCCGGTGGCGCTGGAGCCGCTGATGACTGAGGTGGCCCGCAGGGCTTCGTTCCTGCCGCGCCAGTCTGAATGGTCTATCGGCGACCTGAGCCATATGAACGGCAAATATATTGTGGGGAATAAGGATTATCTGCAGCAGATGCTGTTCATTTTCATCGATAATGCTTTTAAATATACGCCGTCCGGTGAAGTTACAATGGATGCAGTATTTTATCAGAACCAGGTAGGGATCCGCATCAAGGATACCGGAATCGGGATGGACAAGGACGAGGTGCCGCATATCTTTGACCGCTTCTACCGGGCGGATGAATCACGTGGCATTACGGAAGGCATCGGGCTCGGGCTCTCGATTGCCAAATGGATTATCGATGAACATGGCGGCTCTGTAGAAGTGGTAACCCGTCAAGGAGAGGGCACTACATTCATCATCTGGCTGCCGCTTCTCTTTGCTCCGCCGCTGGAATAG
- a CDS encoding S1C family serine protease has translation MDDNKNNFNRDHEPTTDREWDNSNSSSNDTNNSSNNNQSSESSSSYYYSYGPFKSLKNDEVNPENGQHYSRLEPERVEVTPPQPVKQLPYSTSLRTTGNDGNGGRGGNGPEGSNGWQYNRKPKKPVKAVLISFLAGMVVLSGSMFMADRGNWFTGDPVTTAAVASNTAKTAVGSANVTPSTSTTNLFTGTTDVSSVVDAVGPAVVKIETLVNTNSSRSSSNPNMSDPFSQFFFGDQFGGSNSSGTDENSQSESGSNSSTQLTPYGIGTGFIYDSSGYILTNQHVVENADVIQVTVDGTTKPYEAKLLGASKDLDLAVLKIEGADFPTVALGDSDSIKVGSEVVAIGNPQGFDHTVTAGVLSAKDRSIDINEEDGSGTRNYKNLLQTDASINPGNSGGPLLNLNGQVIGMNVAVSTDSQGIGFAIAVNTIKEVVDKLEANQEIPKEPVPFIGASLMTITDEVAKQMGTDINEGSVVAEIVFKSPAYTADLRPYDIITGVNGTKYATSQDLITYIQSLKVGDKVTLNVVRDGKTLELPVTIGNKNDFDTTQTNSQGK, from the coding sequence ATGGACGATAACAAAAACAATTTCAATCGTGATCATGAACCCACCACGGATCGGGAATGGGATAACTCCAATAGCAGCAGTAATGACACTAACAACAGCAGCAATAATAACCAGTCTTCTGAGTCAAGCTCTTCCTACTATTATTCCTATGGACCTTTTAAATCGCTTAAAAATGATGAAGTGAATCCGGAGAACGGACAGCACTATAGCCGGCTTGAGCCTGAGCGTGTTGAGGTTACGCCTCCGCAGCCGGTCAAACAGCTTCCTTACAGTACTTCGCTGCGCACTACCGGTAATGACGGAAATGGCGGACGAGGCGGTAACGGTCCAGAAGGAAGCAACGGCTGGCAATATAACCGTAAGCCTAAGAAACCGGTAAAAGCAGTGCTGATCTCGTTCCTTGCCGGGATGGTCGTATTGTCCGGTTCGATGTTCATGGCAGACCGGGGCAACTGGTTCACAGGGGATCCGGTGACAACGGCAGCAGTAGCAAGCAACACAGCGAAGACAGCGGTTGGCAGTGCTAATGTTACACCTTCAACCTCCACTACGAACCTGTTTACAGGAACAACGGATGTCTCAAGCGTAGTAGATGCGGTAGGGCCTGCTGTCGTTAAAATTGAAACTCTAGTAAATACCAACTCCAGCAGAAGCTCCTCCAATCCGAATATGAGTGATCCATTCTCGCAATTCTTTTTCGGTGACCAGTTCGGAGGCAGCAACTCTTCCGGCACGGATGAGAATTCACAGTCGGAATCGGGTTCCAATTCGTCTACACAGCTTACTCCATATGGAATCGGAACAGGCTTCATCTATGATTCCTCCGGCTATATTTTAACAAACCAACACGTAGTCGAAAATGCTGATGTCATCCAGGTTACTGTGGACGGCACTACGAAGCCATATGAAGCGAAATTGCTTGGCGCAAGCAAAGATTTGGATCTCGCGGTGCTGAAGATTGAAGGTGCGGATTTCCCTACAGTAGCGCTTGGTGATTCCGACAGCATCAAGGTTGGCTCCGAGGTTGTAGCGATTGGTAATCCGCAGGGCTTCGATCATACCGTTACAGCCGGTGTGCTCAGTGCGAAGGACCGCAGTATTGATATCAATGAAGAAGACGGCAGCGGCACACGCAATTACAAAAATCTGCTGCAGACCGATGCTTCGATCAATCCGGGGAACTCCGGCGGACCGCTGCTTAACCTGAACGGTCAGGTAATCGGGATGAACGTGGCAGTCAGCACGGATTCGCAGGGTATCGGTTTTGCGATCGCCGTCAATACCATTAAAGAGGTTGTCGACAAGCTGGAAGCCAACCAGGAAATTCCGAAGGAACCGGTACCGTTCATTGGCGCATCGTTGATGACCATTACGGATGAAGTTGCCAAACAAATGGGTACTGACATAAATGAGGGATCTGTAGTTGCTGAGATTGTCTTCAAGTCGCCGGCTTATACTGCTGACCTGCGCCCTTACGATATTATTACAGGTGTAAATGGTACCAAATACGCTACCAGCCAGGATCTGATTACTTACATTCAGTCCCTAAAGGTCGGCGATAAAGTAACCCTGAATGTTGTACGTGACGGCAAAACACTGGAGCTTCCGGTTACAATCGGAAATAAAAATGATTTTGACACCACCCAGACGAATTCCCAGGGGAAATAA
- a CDS encoding response regulator transcription factor produces MRPNILIIDDDEKIISMLRRGLAFEGYDVKTASNGADGLRAILTSDPDVVVLDVMMPQVDGFEVCRRLREGGSTVPVLMLTAKDEIEHRVKGLDLGADDYLVKPFALEELLARVRALLRRKSEQGGNPDQSVSYEDITLDVDSREVTRAGKRLELTAKEFELLHLFMQNPKRVLSRDLIMDKIWGYDYSGESNVLEVYIAMLRQKTEEHGGKRLIQTIRGAGYILRGDN; encoded by the coding sequence ATGCGACCGAATATTTTAATTATTGATGACGATGAGAAGATAATTTCCATGCTGCGGCGTGGCCTGGCCTTTGAAGGCTATGACGTAAAAACGGCCTCTAACGGCGCTGACGGATTGCGTGCCATCCTGACCAGCGATCCTGATGTGGTTGTTCTTGATGTCATGATGCCGCAGGTGGACGGCTTTGAAGTGTGCCGGCGTCTGCGCGAGGGCGGGAGCACTGTGCCTGTGCTGATGCTGACGGCCAAGGACGAAATTGAACATCGTGTAAAGGGACTTGACCTGGGAGCGGACGATTATCTGGTCAAGCCATTCGCACTGGAAGAACTGCTGGCCCGTGTGCGGGCGCTGCTGCGCCGCAAGAGTGAACAAGGGGGAAATCCGGACCAGTCGGTTTCCTATGAGGATATCACACTGGATGTGGATTCCCGTGAAGTCACCCGTGCCGGCAAACGGCTGGAGCTGACGGCGAAGGAATTTGAGCTGCTGCATCTGTTTATGCAGAATCCGAAGCGTGTATTATCCCGTGATCTGATCATGGACAAAATTTGGGGTTATGACTATAGCGGGGAATCCAATGTACTTGAGGTATACATTGCCATGCTGCGGCAGAAGACGGAGGAGCATGGCGGTAAACGTTTGATTCAGACGATCCGGGGAGCCGGTTACATTCTAAGAGGTGACAATTAA
- a CDS encoding 4-hydroxy-3-methylbut-2-enyl diphosphate reductase, protein MEVLKISPRGYCYGVVDAMVMARQAAQNLDLPRPIYILGMIVHNTHVTNSFEDDGIITLDGHNRLDILDKVDSGTVIFTAHGVSPEVRKMARAKGLTTVDATCPDVTKTHDLIQEKVAEGYEIIYIGKKGHPEPEGAVGIAPEHVHLIEKEEEIAGLSIPSSRIVITNQTTMSQWDIKHIMKKLLETFPGAEVHNEICMATQVRQEAVAEQAGQCDLVIVVGDPRSNNSNRLAQVSEEIAGVPAHRISDVSELNTAWLQGISKVGVTSGASTPTPITKEVISYLEQYDPELPETWEIKRTVNMAKLLPPVKNKTTSAT, encoded by the coding sequence ATGGAAGTCCTCAAAATTTCTCCCCGGGGCTATTGCTACGGTGTCGTCGATGCCATGGTTATGGCACGGCAGGCCGCACAAAATCTTGATCTGCCCCGGCCGATTTATATACTTGGCATGATTGTGCATAACACTCATGTTACGAATTCATTTGAAGACGACGGAATCATCACACTGGACGGTCATAACCGTCTGGATATTCTCGATAAAGTGGATAGCGGCACCGTCATCTTTACCGCACACGGCGTATCGCCGGAAGTCCGTAAGATGGCCCGCGCCAAGGGGCTTACTACCGTTGACGCCACTTGTCCGGATGTGACGAAGACACATGACCTTATCCAGGAGAAAGTAGCAGAAGGCTACGAGATCATTTATATCGGCAAAAAAGGCCATCCGGAGCCCGAAGGCGCCGTTGGTATTGCTCCAGAGCATGTCCACCTCATCGAAAAGGAAGAAGAGATTGCCGGATTGTCCATTCCTTCCTCGCGGATCGTTATCACGAACCAGACCACGATGAGCCAGTGGGATATTAAGCATATTATGAAAAAGCTGCTGGAGACCTTCCCCGGTGCAGAGGTCCATAATGAGATCTGCATGGCTACCCAGGTGCGGCAGGAAGCGGTAGCAGAGCAAGCCGGCCAATGTGACCTGGTGATTGTTGTCGGCGATCCCCGCAGCAACAACTCCAACCGTCTGGCTCAGGTCTCTGAGGAAATTGCCGGTGTGCCCGCTCACCGGATCTCTGATGTATCCGAGCTGAACACGGCATGGCTGCAGGGAATTTCCAAGGTGGGAGTAACCTCCGGTGCCTCGACGCCAACCCCGATCACGAAGGAAGTCATCAGCTATTTGGAGCAATACGATCCGGAACTGCCTGAGACTTGGGAGATTAAGCGTACGGTAAATATGGCGAAGCTCCTGCCTCCTGTGAAGAACAAGACGACAAGTGCAACTTAA
- the aroF gene encoding 3-deoxy-7-phosphoheptulonate synthase, with protein MIVITSNQTPQDQVNDIIAVIEKEGLQVHLSRGADHTVIGLVGGVTPKLAEHLRQMKGVENVVKITKSYKLASRDFHPEDTIIDIRGVKIGGENLVIMGGPCAVESPEQIDEIARLVKASGGQVLRGGAFKPRTGPYSFQGVGVEGLTMMAEAGRKHGLLTITEVMTPEYVDICAEHADILQVGTRNMQNFDLLRKLGTCGRPVLLKRGFSATYDELLNAAEYILAGGNRDVMLCERGIRTFETYTRNTLDLSAIPVLQNLSHLPVISDPSHGTGRRELVEPMAKASVAAGANGLIIEMHTDPDNSMTGDGVQSLFPEQFDKLLRDLEKLAPIVGRKFSDSLEAAPIA; from the coding sequence ATGATCGTTATTACATCCAATCAAACACCGCAGGACCAGGTAAATGATATTATTGCAGTTATTGAAAAAGAAGGTCTGCAGGTTCATCTTTCGCGGGGTGCGGATCATACGGTAATCGGTTTGGTTGGCGGAGTGACGCCGAAGCTTGCGGAGCATCTGCGGCAGATGAAGGGCGTAGAGAATGTCGTGAAAATCACCAAATCCTACAAGCTGGCCAGCCGTGACTTCCATCCCGAGGATACTATTATTGATATCCGCGGTGTTAAGATCGGCGGAGAGAACCTCGTCATTATGGGCGGCCCTTGCGCCGTTGAGTCCCCTGAACAGATCGATGAAATTGCCCGGCTGGTCAAGGCTTCCGGCGGCCAGGTGCTGCGCGGCGGCGCATTCAAGCCGCGGACGGGTCCTTACAGCTTCCAGGGTGTAGGTGTAGAAGGCCTGACTATGATGGCGGAGGCCGGCAGAAAACATGGCCTGCTTACCATCACTGAGGTAATGACTCCCGAGTATGTTGATATTTGTGCGGAACACGCTGATATTCTGCAGGTAGGCACGCGTAATATGCAGAATTTCGATCTGCTGCGCAAGCTGGGAACCTGCGGCCGCCCGGTGCTGCTCAAACGCGGTTTCAGTGCAACCTATGATGAACTGCTCAATGCGGCGGAGTACATTTTGGCCGGAGGTAACCGGGATGTTATGCTGTGCGAACGCGGCATCCGGACCTTTGAAACCTACACACGCAATACGCTAGATCTGTCTGCTATACCTGTGCTCCAGAACCTGAGCCATCTGCCGGTTATTTCCGATCCGAGCCACGGCACAGGCCGCCGCGAATTAGTGGAGCCTATGGCAAAAGCCTCAGTTGCTGCCGGGGCCAATGGTCTGATTATCGAAATGCATACCGATCCGGACAATTCCATGACAGGTGACGGAGTTCAATCCCTGTTCCCTGAGCAGTTTGATAAGCTGCTGAGAGATCTGGAGAAGCTTGCGCCGATCGTGGGACGTAAGTTCTCAGATTCGCTTGAAGCTGCTCCTATCGCCTAA
- a CDS encoding HAMP domain-containing sensor histidine kinase yields MGTIFSNTKWLLLLYFLLSGGVAAGLVYAGTCLNYIEVVDYRMWLYLSIGIVLFNVVVGYMAGQRIQRRIDHLDLNMLQVAKGNLSVRMPESDDQSFARVYHEFNIMMDTVENKMQILQRLGEQEVIEKEKAAESAVLEERRRMARDLHDTVSQQLFAIHMSASSLPKVLERNEEHGMTVMNQLITMSQMAQKQMRALIAQLRPVELEGRNLFEALEKWFPDYCRQNGLKGVKELELQGELSEAIEHQLFLIIQESMANIVKHAGARVVSLSLREAPRQVVLSISDDGQGFEHVQHKQGSYGLTTMRERAEKLGGQVEIISRKGAGTTIRVHIPKFVQGNQEQEE; encoded by the coding sequence ATGGGGACGATCTTCAGCAATACCAAATGGCTGCTGCTGCTCTATTTCCTGCTTAGTGGAGGCGTCGCTGCCGGGCTCGTGTATGCCGGGACATGCCTTAACTACATCGAAGTTGTGGATTACCGGATGTGGCTGTACCTGAGCATTGGCATTGTGCTGTTCAACGTCGTGGTCGGCTACATGGCCGGACAGCGGATTCAGCGCCGGATCGACCATCTCGATCTGAACATGCTGCAGGTGGCCAAGGGTAATCTTTCCGTCCGGATGCCAGAGAGTGATGACCAGTCTTTTGCCCGGGTGTATCACGAGTTCAATATCATGATGGATACGGTTGAGAACAAGATGCAGATTTTGCAGCGGCTGGGTGAGCAAGAGGTAATTGAGAAAGAAAAGGCAGCGGAGAGCGCGGTACTGGAAGAGCGGAGGCGGATGGCCCGTGATTTGCATGATACGGTGAGCCAGCAGCTGTTCGCGATCCATATGTCCGCTTCTTCGCTGCCTAAAGTGCTGGAACGGAATGAAGAGCATGGGATGACGGTAATGAACCAGCTCATAACGATGTCGCAAATGGCGCAGAAACAGATGAGAGCTCTGATTGCCCAGCTGCGCCCGGTAGAACTGGAAGGCCGCAATCTGTTTGAGGCGCTGGAGAAATGGTTTCCGGACTACTGCCGGCAAAATGGGCTTAAGGGTGTCAAGGAGCTAGAGCTGCAAGGGGAGCTCTCGGAGGCGATTGAGCATCAGCTATTTCTGATTATCCAGGAGTCCATGGCGAATATCGTTAAGCATGCCGGAGCCCGGGTAGTCAGTCTGTCTCTGCGTGAAGCGCCAAGGCAGGTGGTGCTCAGCATCAGCGATGACGGCCAGGGGTTTGAGCATGTGCAGCATAAGCAGGGCTCTTATGGTCTGACTACGATGCGCGAGCGTGCGGAAAAGCTGGGCGGACAAGTAGAGATTATCAGCCGCAAAGGAGCAGGAACGACGATCCGCGTACATATTCCTAAGTTTGTGCAAGGCAATCAGGAACAGGAGGAATAG
- the glnA gene encoding type I glutamate--ammonia ligase: MSVEKVLQTIKENNIEWVDFRFVDLGGRAHHISLPASAVEEETFVNGVAFDGSSIKGFRGIEESDMVMMPDPSTTYIDPFTAHPTLNVMCDIFTPDGERYERDPRGIAVKAEEFLQASGVGTAAFFAPESEFFIFDDVRYESGMNSSSFFVDSEEAAWNTNRKDEGGNLAFKVGVKGGYVPVAPVDSQQDIRSEMCRLLSEAGLEIERHHHEVATAGQAEINFRFDTLKKTADNLLTYKYIVQNTARQYGKVATFMPKPLFGDNGSGMHVHQSIFNGSEPLFYEKGAYANLSEMALNYIGGILYHAPALIALTNPSTNSFKRLVPGYEAPVNLVYSKGNRSAAVRIPVAAVTPKGCRIEFRTPDSTANPYLAFSAMLMAGLDGIKKKINPEEMGYGPLDKNIYELSDADKGKIRSVPGSLNEALDALEADYEFLTEGGVFTKDFIDNYIALKRGEAQEVAIRVHPHEYSLYFDV; this comes from the coding sequence ATGTCGGTTGAAAAAGTGTTGCAGACGATCAAGGAAAACAATATCGAGTGGGTGGATTTTCGGTTTGTAGATTTAGGTGGACGTGCTCACCATATCTCATTGCCAGCATCCGCAGTGGAAGAAGAGACATTTGTAAATGGTGTAGCTTTTGACGGTTCTTCCATCAAAGGGTTCCGCGGTATCGAAGAATCGGACATGGTTATGATGCCTGATCCAAGTACTACATACATCGATCCTTTTACAGCTCACCCGACGCTGAATGTTATGTGTGACATTTTCACACCTGACGGCGAACGTTATGAGCGCGACCCGCGCGGTATCGCAGTAAAAGCAGAAGAGTTCCTGCAAGCAAGCGGTGTGGGTACAGCAGCTTTCTTCGCACCTGAGTCCGAGTTCTTTATCTTTGACGATGTGCGCTACGAAAGCGGAATGAACAGTTCTTCCTTCTTCGTAGATTCCGAAGAAGCAGCATGGAACACAAACCGTAAAGACGAAGGCGGCAATCTTGCATTCAAAGTTGGCGTTAAAGGCGGATATGTTCCGGTAGCTCCAGTGGATTCCCAACAGGATATCCGCAGTGAAATGTGCCGTTTGCTTAGCGAAGCGGGTCTTGAAATCGAACGCCATCACCATGAAGTGGCGACTGCAGGCCAAGCGGAAATCAACTTCCGTTTTGACACCCTGAAGAAAACAGCTGACAATCTCCTTACTTACAAATATATTGTTCAAAACACAGCACGCCAATATGGCAAAGTAGCAACTTTCATGCCTAAACCACTGTTCGGCGATAACGGTAGCGGCATGCACGTTCACCAATCCATCTTCAACGGCAGCGAGCCTTTGTTCTACGAAAAAGGCGCATACGCAAACCTGAGTGAAATGGCATTGAACTACATCGGCGGTATCCTGTATCATGCTCCGGCACTGATCGCACTGACTAACCCAAGCACCAACTCATTCAAACGTCTGGTTCCTGGTTATGAAGCACCAGTTAACCTGGTTTACTCCAAAGGTAACCGCTCCGCTGCTGTCCGTATCCCGGTAGCTGCTGTAACACCTAAGGGCTGTCGTATTGAATTCCGTACTCCTGACTCCACTGCTAACCCTTACCTGGCTTTCTCGGCTATGCTGATGGCGGGTCTGGACGGAATCAAGAAGAAGATCAACCCTGAAGAAATGGGTTACGGTCCACTGGACAAGAACATCTACGAATTGTCTGATGCTGACAAAGGGAAGATCCGCAGCGTTCCAGGCAGCCTGAACGAAGCGCTTGACGCTTTGGAAGCTGACTATGAATTCCTGACTGAAGGTGGCGTCTTCACTAAAGACTTCATCGACAACTATATCGCTCTGAAACGTGGAGAAGCACAAGAGGTTGCTATCCGTGTTCATCCGCACGAATACTCCCTGTACTTTGATGTATAA